The DNA region GCGTTGCCCCCTGCACCCCCACACTCGCCGTGAGGCGTTCCTCATTTCCAATGAGGAATAGGAAAAGTGTTGATTTGAACCTAACCGCTTGTCAAGAAAAGCGCTTGACAAGCTCACGCCTGAGCACGAGGCCCGGGAGCAAACGAAGGTTCCGGGAGAGAATTTGCGTCAACCGTTTGCACTAGGTGAGTAACTGAACGTGCGCTTCTAGCTTGCAAGAGCTCTCCTTGACGAAGGCATAACATGTGGTACCAACCCACGGATAGCAGCGTGCCGACCGTCGCTCGCATTTTTGCTCTCGCGCCACGTGCTCAGGCACCTCTCACACGGAGGGCTTGACAAAAACGTTCATAGCAACGGTTGCCATAGCGCTTATTTAGCTAAAACCCGGCTATTTGGGCTCAGATTTGAGCAAATAACAGCGCTCACAACCGTTAAAATTTAGAAAGGGTCTTCTTTGGCAAAATAGCGACTAATACAACCGTTAGATTCCCGTGCGCATTTTCGCCACACCACAGCAATGCCTTCGGCAAATCGCTAGTAAAACACGAAAAAACCTGCAAACACTCTGCAGGTTTTTTCATGGAAAACTATTTTAATTCAAATCCCCGCTCCTGTAAAAACTCACGCATGTGGAGACGTGACGGTTGCGCGAGTTTTTCCGCTATCAGCACGGACCAAGGCGTATCTTTGGCCCCGCCTGTCCGCTCGCGCAAATACTTGGACATGGTTTCGTCATAGGCGGCAACGAGCTCTTCTTCCCGGGCGGCGTCATACCCGTTCCAATGCAATACGGCTTCCTGAGGAAGCCGCGGGCGCCTTCCCGGCTCCTGGTCCGGAACCCCAAGGCACATCCCGAATAAGGGGGAAACCAAATCCGGCAATCCGAGCAACTCGGCCACTTCGGCGCTCCGGTTGCGGATTCCGCCGATATACACGATGCCCAGACCGAGCGATTCCGCGGCTACGGCGGCATTTTGCGCCGCCAGCGCGGCGTCTACCGTGGCGACGATGAAGTTTTCCACCGAACCTTCATACGTTTCCTGTGAGGGAAGATGGCGGTCCGCCGCGTTTTTCAATCGCGACAAATCCCCGCACCAGACCAAAAATACGGGACACTGCTCCACGTAAGCCTGGTTGCCGCACAATGCGGCAAGCGTTTTTTTTCGCTCCGGGTCGTTCACCGCGATGACGCTGTATGCTTGCACGTTGCTCGAACTGGAGGCCATTTGCGCCGCGGCGACGATCGTTTCGACCTGCTCCCGGCTCACCGGCTGCCCGCTGAACTTCCGGATCGAACGGTGGGCCATAAGCAGCGATATCGTCTCGTTCGACTTATTCATGCTTTTTCACTCCCCATCCTGTTTTAATAAACTGAACCGCCTGCATCTATTTTCCAGTCCCATTATGAAACTTTCATGACCGATAAGCAAGCCGGAGGAGCCTCGTCCCGGGACGCATGTCGAAAGACAAGCCGTGCCAAAAGATTGAACTAGCGGCAGCATCTAATTAAGACCATCGAGCGGTATTTACAGAAACATCGAGACCGTGCTATACAGCAAATACACCGCCATTCCCCACACAATCAGCGCGGAGATCCGGTTAATGACCGCTTGAATCCGCCCGCCGCGATCGAGGCCCCCGAGCATCCTCCCCGCCATAGCCAGGCCGAAAAACCAGATCCAGGACACCAGAATCGTCGCCAGCGTAAACGACCATTTGGCGCTTCCTGCGTATCCGAGCGAACTCGTTCCGATCACACCGACCGTATCGAGGATCGCATGCGGATTCAGCAGCGATACCGACATGGCGAACATCGCCTGCTTTCGGGCAGGCAAGCCGGAACCTTTGTCATCAGTCTGACGCGGCGCGGTCCGCCAGATCGACCAGCCCATGTAGACCATAAAACAGGCGCCTGCCGCAAACAGCGCCGTTTTCAGCCAAACGGCCGACAGAACGATCACCGACACGCCCAGCACTGCCAGCAGAATCAGCGCCGTATCGCATAAGGCCGCCGTCAAAACAGCCGGAAAAGCCCGGACCAGCTTGCGCCCCGAAGCTCCTTGGTTAAACACGAACACATTTTGGGCGCCCAGCGGCAAAATCAGTCCCAACGCCAGCACCAGGCCGTGCAAAGCAGCTCCCACCATAAGGCGCACCCCCTTCCTATCTTCTCAGACTTGACCGACGAAACTTATTGTACCTTGTAACCCGCCATATGGCTCCATCCATTTGGTTGGTTATACAACCAACCAAAGAGTATAATGGAGAGTAAGAAACAACGAGGAGGACAAGCGATTCTAATCGGATAGGAGGACCAAAACGCGATGGAGCAACCTTTATGGCAGCCGGACCGCCATTCGCCCGTTCCGCTGCACCGGCAGATCATGGAGCATTTCCGCGATAAAATCGCCGGCGGGGAATGGCCGGTAGGCACCCGCATCCCTTCCCAGCGCGAGCTCGCCAAAAGCCTCGGCGTCAACCGCAGCACCGTGGTCGCCGCATTGGACGAACTGGCGGCCGCGGGGATGATTCAGGGCGGCAAAGGCGGCGGAACCCGCGTCATCAACCAAACCTGGGGCGTGCTGGCCGCGGCCCCTCCCCCGGATTGGAACAGCTACGTAAGCGCCGGGACGCAGCGCCCGAATCTTCCCGCCGTGCAGGAGATCAACCGGGCCGAGTTCCAGCCCGGCATCATCCGGCTCGGGACGGGGGAGCTGTCGCCCGAACTGCTGCCGCAAGCGGAGATGAGCGAGCTGCTGCGGCGCATGGCGGACCGTATGCCCGGCCTGGGCTACGGGGAGCCCGCCGGGGATCTGCGGCTGCGCGAAGTCATCGCCGCCAGGCTGAAAAAGCTCGGAATCGCCGCCTCCCCCTCATCGCTGCTCATCGTATCCGGCGCGCTGCAGGCGCTCCAGCTCATTTCGGTAGGGCTGCTGCCGCGGGGGGCCACCGTTTTGCTGGAGCGGCCGTCCTACCTGTATTCGGTTCCCGTTTTCCAATCGGCCGGCATGAAGCTCCGGGGCATCCCGATGGACGCGGAGGGGCTGCGGACCGATCTGGTCGCCGCCTATGCCAAACAGTATAATGGAGCCCTGCTGTACACAATCCCGACGTTCCACAACCCGACCGGCACGGTCATGAGCGAAAAACGGCGCCGGCTGCTGCTGGAAAGCTGCGAGGCCGCCCGGCTGCCGATCGTCGAGGACGACGTGTACCGGGACCTGTGGCTGGATGCGCCGCCCCCGCTTCCGCTCAAGGCGCGGGACCAAAGCGGCGGCGTATTGTACGTCGGCAGCCTGTCCAAAACGCTGAGCCCCGGGCTGCGCATCGGCTGGGTCGCCGGCCCCCCGCCCGTCGTCGAGCGGCTCGCCGACATCAAGATGCAGAGCGATTACGGCTCCAGCGCCCTGTCGCAGCAGGCCGCCGCGGAATGGCTGCAAAGCGGGATGTACGACGCCAGGCTGGAGCGGCTCCGCTCCGCGCTGCGGACCAGAAGGGATCAAGCCTTGTCCGCGCTGGAGAAACACTTCGGCGGCCTGGCCACCTGGGAAGCACCGCGCGGCGGCTTCTACATTTGGCTGAAGCTGAATGCTTCCCTGGCGCCGCGTAGGCTGTTCGACGCCGCGCTGCAAGCGGGCCTCCTGATCAACCCCGGGCATCTTTACGACCGGGAAGCCAACGACCGGCTGCGCTTTTCTTACGCCTACGCTGCGCCGGGCCAGCTTGAGGAGGGCATCTCACGTTTAGCGAGGATCGTCAGATCGCTGTTGCGCTGATGAGCAGGACGCGGCTTGAATTCAGCAAGGAATAGAATGGAATGGACAAAACCAGGCTGCCGAGAAACCTCGGCGAAAAAGATAAGAACAAAAAATGCCCCTATTTCGGCGATATCACCCATTTTGAGTACAATAGAGGAATTTTATGTCGCTATTTCTCGAATCGCAAGGAAATACCTGCGGTCTGGACCATTCGCAGGTATATAAGGACAAAAATTTCCGTTAATGGCGATGAACATTTCTGGCTCCAGAAAATAAGAACATAAAGTTCCGCTATTTTGAAGGCCGACAGTTGGTAGTCATCGTCGTTCCAGCGGCCGGCAGCGGATCATCAAATGCCTGTATTCCCGCAGAAATTTCAACACTTACCAAGGCCGGCGGCAAAGCAAACAGGCCCTTGCCTGAATGGGAAGAGCCTGCCGCCCTAATCGGTCCTACTCCGTCCGGGTCAGCCGAACGGCCATATACGGTCTGCCGGGCAGGTCCACGCGGAACGTGCCTTCAAACGAACCGGGAACTTCGGTAATCGTCATATTCCACGTATCGATAATGTCCACTTTATACCGGACGCCCGGCCGCAATTGGAATATTCTGAACTTCGGCCGATTGAAGCCGAAATAATACATATAGTACTCATCGCGGATTCCCGCGCAAGGCAGGTCCCAATCGGACTTCACCGGCTCCCAGCGCTGCCCCGGCGCCTCCTCCACCAGCCGGCGCAAAAAGCCGATGCGCGCCGGGCTGTCGCCGACCAGCTTCCCGCCTTTGGACCACCATAATATCTCTTCATCGTTCAGGTACGTTTCACCATGGCCGACATATCCGCCGCGGATCATCCCTTCCCAGCAGCGGCGCACCATTTCCTCGCCGGTGATATTGCCCCAGCCCTGGTCGATATCGCCTTCGTAGGCGCATTCGTCGATGACGACGGCCTTGCCCCAGCGCTCCCGCCATTCCAGGGTCGCTTCCGACGTTTTGTACACATCGATACGCTGCAGGCTGGAATGGGTCACCCAAGGCTTGCTGTGGTCATAGAAGGTTAGGCAGTTGTGATTGGACAGCAAATGTCCGTAGGGATCGTTCTCCTGGATAATTTGGGCGTAACGTTCCCAATCCTCCGCGCTTTTCGCCCACATCAGGTCGTATTCGTTGGCCAGCGACCACCAGACGTTCCGGTACGCCGCCAGGCGGGCCACAATGTAGCGCAGATAAAGATCGTCCGCCTCCCGGTCCATTTCCGAAAATCCCCAGCGGTCGTACGGATGGAACAGAATTAGATCGGCCTCGATCCCCAGCCGCCCCAAATCGGCGATCCGCTGCTCCAGATGCTCGAAAAAGGCCGGGTTGAACACGCTGAAATTCCAGCCCTTCTCCAAAGAACCTTCATACGCATACAGCTGGGGTTCATTGCGGTTGTATAAATATGACTTGGGGAACACGCACATGCGCATTTTGTTGAAAGGCGATCCGGCCAGCGATTTCAGCGTCTCCTGTTCCAGCTCTTCTCCCTGGTGCGTCCAAGCATAACAGGTCGTGCCGAACGGCAAATACGCCGTACCGTCTTCATAAGCAAAATGGAACGTATCCTGCACGCGCACCGGACCGTGATTGCCGGCGGCAGGGGGGTCGCAAACAAACGTCCCTTCCAGCCCGTCCAGCGCCTTGACCGTGCTCTCGGTCCGGTACGTCCACACCCCTTCCCGGTCGGGCATCAGGCGGATTTTATAGCTTCCGTCCCCGTTGTAAAACCCCGGAACCCGCACAAAGCGGCTCCCACCGTCATAACTGAACACTGCGGCCAACTCCACATCGGTATAGGGGTTGCCCTGCGACGGCCCTTTAAGCTCCAGCTCAAACACGTCCCACTTGGCCGCGCGCTCCGGCGAGCTGACCACGCCGCCCCCTTCGACCCGCACGTCCGCAAGCCGGTCCTTCCCGCTCCCCGACTCGCGACTCGGCGCGGCGGCATCGCCGGAAGGCACCCCAGCCAGTTCCCGCAGCAGCGCATCCCGTTCCCCGGCCGAAAACCCGAGCTCCATCCGCCGCTCCAGAAACTGCCCCAGCGTCATCATTTTATAAGTAAACGCGATATGCTCCTCTTCGGCAAGAAACGGAAAATACTTGAACAAGACCGATTTGGCGGGCTTGTCGGACCATATCCGTCCCATGCTGGTTTGCTCCATAATCTTCATATGCAACCTCCTAAAAGTTTTGTGAGCGTTACTTCTTTGAATAAGCTTCGAGCAAAACTTGCTGCGGAAACATAGGCTCTGGTTTTACGGGTCTCGGCGGGCAACTCAGTTTGACCATCCCATCCCGTCCCATTCCGATCCGTTTCGATCCGTTCAGATCCAATCCGTTCCGATCCGGTCGCTCGCTTGCTTTCTTACCTCCGCCCCGCTTTCTAACCCTTCACCGCTCCGGCCATCCCCGACACAAAGTATTTTTGGAAAAATAAATACACGGCCAAAATCGGCACGATCGAAATCAGCACCGCCGCGCTAAGCAGCGTATAGTTCGTGGAATGCTGCCCCTGGAACGTAAGCAAGCCCGCAGTAACCGGCTGCATCGAATCCTTCGTGATAAATATTTGCGCCAGCAAAAATTCATTCCAGGTGGACAGGAAGTCGAGAATCACCAGCGTGGCTATAGCCGGCATGGCAATCGGCAGAATAATGCGGAAAAACTTGCCCAGTTCCCCGCACCCGTCAATATACGCGGCCTCGTCCAGCTCCTTGGGAATGGAGCGGAGAAAGCCCCGCAGCACCATGATGCCGAAAGGAATGCCGAAGCCGATATATACGATAAAAATGCCGGGATACGTATTTGCCAATCCAAAGTGGTTCAGCATCATGTTCAGCGGCACCAGCGTAGCCTGGAACGGGATCATCATCCCGATCAGAAACATGGCAAACAGCGCGTTCGCCCATTTAAACCCCATCCGGGTCAACGCATACGCGGCCAGCGCCTCGACGAGAATGCCGAGCGGCACCTTCACGACCGAGATAAACAGGCTGTTGCCGATATAGGATTTCATCTTATCCCAGGCCTCGGCAAAATTGCTCCACGCCAGCGTCTCCGGCAAAGCGTACACGGGATTTTGCATCAAATCGGCATTGGATTTCAAAGCCGTCATGGCGATGAAAACAATCGGAATCAGAAAGATCACCGCCAGGCCAAACAGCAATATATAGGAAACTGCTCGCGAAGCGGCGGACTTTTGCGTTTCTTCCATCGGAGCCCCCCCTTTCCGTGAAAATCATACGTGAGATTTCCGGTTTGTGTAATATACGTAAGGAATGATCACGACCATCGCGACAAACACAAGGAACCAGGAAATGGCCGAGCCCACGCCGATGTTGTTGAATTTGAAGGTCTGATAATACATCCAGGAAGACAGCACCTGCGTGCTTTGGGCCGGTCCTCCCGCCGTCATGCCGTAGATGATGTCATATACTTTCATGGCGTTAACCATCGTGGTCGCAAAAACGATCACAAAGGTTTCGCTAAGCAGCGGAATCGTGATAAAGCGGAAAGATTGGAACGGCTTCGCCCCATCGATGAGCGCCGCTTCATAGCAGTCCTTCGGGATGCTCTGCAGCCCGGCGAGAAACAGCACCATCGGCAGCCCCACGCCCTGCCACACCGCGGCGACGAACACGGCGTACAGCGCCGTTTTCGGATCGGCCAGCCAAGGATGGGCCAGACTGCCAAGCCCGATCCCCTCAAGCACCGTGTTGATGAACCCCCTCGTCGGATGGTAAAGCCAAGTCCACATGAGCGCAACGATGATGCCCGACAAAACAAAGGGAAAATAAAATACGCTGCGAAAAATCGATCTGCCCTTCAAACTCCTGTTGAGCAGCAGCGCCAGCAGCAAGCCGAGGCCGATAATGATCGTCAGCGAACCGATCAGCCATAGCACGTTATTTTTTAACGCGGTTCCAAATACCGTATCTTCCGTTAATAGATAAATATAGTTTTGCAGGCCGACAAATTTTTTCTCGGGAGAAATTCCGTTCCAGCTGTACAAGCTAAGCTGCAGTGTGTATAGAGAAGGTATGACAATAACCACAAGATAAATGAGCAGCGCCGGCAGCAAAAATGTCCACGGCTTCCAAGCCTTCAGTCTCATAAGCGCCTCCCTCCAAGTCTGGTAAACGGCTTTCAGGGCGCGGCCGGCAGGCCGCTTCCCTGAAAGCTTGTCACCAAACGCCTATTGTTCTAGTTGTTTTTATACGACTCGGCGGCTTTCTGAATTTCCTTGGCCGCCTGCTCAGGCGTCCATTCGTTCAGCACGACGGCATCCTGGGCTTCGAACAGCTTCTGCACCACCGTCTGCGGCAAAGCCTGGTCCGCGATCAGGAAGTTGCCTTCCCCGATCATCCCGGCCATTTCGGAAGTGTGCGGCGACTGCGCGGATGTTTTGAACTGCTTCAGGGCCGGCGAACCGTACTGGTCGATATACTGATCCACAACTTCTTGACCGGTAATATATTCGCCCAGTTTTACGGCAGCTTCCTGCACCTTCGGATCGGAGCTTCCGTTGATTTGGAACATTTCCGCAAAGCTGGACATCCGCACCGGCTGCTGATCGTTCGGGAATTTAAAGATGCCGAACTGATTCGGATCGGCCCCCGCCTGGGCAAAGCTCAGATCAACCCATGCCCCCTCCAGCGCAAAACCTTGCTGCGCACTGTAAAGCGGCGTCTCCGCTTCCTGCGGGTCCAGCGTAATGAAGCCTTTTTCGAAATAACCTTTATCGGACCATTCCTTCAGCTTGGCAAAAGTTTGCACCACGGCCGGGTCGTCCCAAGAAGCTTCCAAGGCGTTCAGCTTGTCATGGAGTTCCGCGCCGCCGTAAAGTTCGATCAGCTGCTCAACCCAACGCATCAGCATCCAGCCGCCCTTGCCGCCGACGGCAAAAGGTGTAATCCCACCCTCCTTCATCGTTTGCAGTTGGCCTTCAAACTCGGCGAACGTGGTTGGCGGAGTCAGGTTTAATTTGGTATACAGCTCTTTCGGATAAAATACCCCCAGCGAAGCAAGATGGAACGGTACGCCCGTGATTTTCCCGTCGAATTTGACCAGGTCGAGCGCCGCGGGGTTGTAGATTTCGTCCCATTTATGCTCGGCCGCGATTTGGGTCAAATCCATGGTGAGACCGTTTTCAGGATAAAATGAACCAAGCGACCCGCCCCAAGTAAACCACATGTCCGGCAGCGTCTTTGAAGCGGCGGCCACCTTCAACGATTCCTTCAGCGGATCGGTGCCGTAGAAGGTGGGCTCCACCTTGATGTCCGGATTTTTGCTCTCGAACTCTTTGATGATCGGTTCCAAATAAGCCTGTTGATCATTCAGCACCCAGATGGTCACGGCCGTCTGGGGCTTCTCGCCTCCCGCCCCGTTTCCCGCGGCGGCATTCTTCGATCCGGCGCCTCCTCCGCAGGCCGATAACATCAATACGATCGCCGTCATCGCCGCCAGTACCGCAGTTAAGCGTTTTTTTTGCATAAGCGTCCCCCCGTTATATGTGATGTAAGTTTCAAGAGGTTGTTCAAAAAGTCATCTTTTGATCACGAAGTAGACTCATGGAGCTTAATCGACATCGAATCTTGAATTCAGCCGAGCCAAGCGAATGCTTCCGAAGCATGTTTCCTACGGAAACATTTCAGTTGCTCACGTACCCAAAACGTACGCTCCGCTCCTTACGTCCCTAGCTTCATCCAACCTTCTCGGTGCTGAAAACCTGACTTTTTGAACTCGCACTCTAAGTAAACCAGCACTCCGCTTGTTTACCTGCTTTAAGTCTACTATCCGAGGGCCGCAGCCGGGTATAAGCGGCGTTTGTCATTTCGTACACTTCGCGTACGCATTATGGCCGTCCGCCGCCTTTCAATGACGGTCCGATAGACGAATCCTGTTTTTTGGTATCTTTTTTTGCACTAACTAACGGTTCCGGTATTCCAACGGGGTCATCCCCACCCGCTCTTTAAACAGCTTGCTGAAATAATGCGGATTCGTGTAGCTGAGGATTTCGGCGATTTCATACACCTTTTTGTTCGTTTCCCGCAGCAGCTTCTGGGCGTAGATGATTTTGTTGCGGATCACGTATTCGCTGAAGCTTTCGCCCACTTCCCTCAGAAAAATGCGGCTTAAATAACCCGGGCTGATCGGAATGGAGTCCGCCACCTTCTGCAGCGTAATATCCTCCAGCAGGTGGCCATCCACATATTCCTTCGCCAGGCGGATATGCAAACTGTCGCTCTGCTGGTTCACCGGAAACTTCAATTCGGCTTCCAGGTAAGCCTCGGGAATATGCTGCGGGTCCCCGTAAACGGAGCTAAAGGAATAGACGATCGAGGCGTTGAGCAGCTCGAAGATTTTGCTCCGCAGCCGCTCCAGGTACTGCTCCCTGCCGCAGCGGCCGCCCGCCCCCGACTTCGGCACGGCCGGCGCCAGCCAGATGATTTCCCGGCGGCCCCGGTGAAAGACGAGTCCGCCAAAGTCCCGGCCCACGTATTCTTCGATCAGATATCGGATCGAGATGAATTTCAGATGATCCTTGGCTTCCCCCGCAGCGATTTGATCCGCGGCATCGCCCCGCAGGCGGATAGCGGCAAGCCACAGCCCTTGGGACAGCGATCCTTCCGGCGCAAGCTCCGGCACCAGCATTTCCCGCGGATAAGTGTACGTATCAAGCAGGGAAATCAGCCAAGCGTTGCGCTCCTCCTCCGGCCATGCCGGGAGCGTCCTGGACGTGTTTTGCTCCAGCAGCTTGACCGCTTTTTGCAGCGCCCCTTTCACTTCCTCCTCGTCCATGGTGGGCTTGTGGAGATAATCGAGCGCGTTTAGGCGAATCGCTTCCTTGACATAAGGGAAATCGTCATAACTGCTCAAATAGATCATTTGGATATGCTGCGGCCAATGGCTGCGGATATAGCGCCCCAGCTCGATCCCGTCCATGCCCGGCATGCGGATATCGGTCATCACGATATGGATCTCCTCCGACTCCAGCACTTTCACCGCCTCCTCGCCGTTGGCGGCTTCAGCTTTCCAGCACACGCCCTGCGCCTCCCAATCCACCATATACCGCAGCCCCATTCTGACGATGGGTTCGTCCTCCACAACTAGCAGATTCCACATTTCTAATCCCCCTTTTCAAGTCCCCCATTTTAGCTACTCAGTCCCCGGCTTCATCCAGCCTTCCCGGTCCTGAAAACCCGGCTTTTTGAACTCGCGCTTCAACGGTTTATAGGGTATTGTCATGATCACGGCGGTCCCCGGCTCCAAGCGTTGAACGGCAAGGCCGTATTCTCTGCCGAACCACAGCCGGATGCGGTCGTTGACGTTGTTGATGCCGATATGGGAGGCTTCGTCCCCGGACCGCTCCTCCAGCAGGCGCGCGATCTGCTCCTCCGCGATCCCGACTCCGTCATCTTTGATTTCAAGGCAAAGCTTGCGGCGGTCACGCTCCAGCAGCGAAACCGTTACGCGGATCGCCAGCTTGCGGTCCAGTCCCCGGGAACCGTGAAAAATGGCATTCTCCAATATCGGCTGAAGCAGCATCGCCGGTACCCCCGCGTCCAGCAATTCTTCAGGCACGTCCCACTCGACGGCAAACGTATTGGTGTAGCGCAGATCCATTAATTGCTCGTAATCCCGCAGCAGTTCGATCTCCTTGGACAAGGGCATGAGCTCATCGTTCAGCTTTAGATAGGATTGGAGCAAACGGTTCAGGGCATGGATCAGCTTGGCGATTTGCGGGGACTGCTGCAACATGGCCAGCATCCGGATCGAATTGAGCGTGTTGTACAAAAAATGCGGCTGAATCCTCACCCGCAGCGCGTACAGCTCGGCCTTTCGCTTCTGCCGCTCCTTCTCCGCGATCGATTGGACCAGCTCGTCCAGCCGCCTGACCATACGCGCGTAACTCAAGTGCAGCTGCCCGATTTCGTCATACCGGGTCGGCGCTTCCAGAACCTCGAATTTCCCGGTCTCGACGCTCCGCATGGAGCGGATCAGCCGGTTGATCGGGCGCGAAAGATTGCCGGCAAGCAGCCAGGATACGAGCGCCGAGGCCACCGTCAAAAGGGCGGCGATCACAAGCGTATATTTGCGTATGGTGTTGCTGCCCTGCAGGATCACCTGCTGGTTTTTGCCCACGTAGATCGTCCAGCCCAAATAATTGTTTTTTCTCACCACACCGCTGTATTTTACCCTCCGGTTATCGACCTTGCTCTCCGCCGTCCAGACGCCGCCGCTCGCGCCTGCGTCAAGCGGACGTTCCAGCAGACGCGCGGCAACTTGTTCATCCGAAGCGTAGATCAGCCGATGATTCGCGTCGACGACGGTCACAGCGGTATCCTGCAGCCCGGAGGAATCGATGATATTTTCGATGAAATCGGGAGAAATATGAATGGCGATCACCGCGAGCGGACGCATTTCCTCGTCCAGCAGCATTCTCGATACGGTGACGGCCTCGAACGATCCCCCTTCGAATTGCCCCACCTCATGCAAGCCCGAAACGACGAAGCCGCCTTTCTTCTCCAACGCCTCTTGATACCAGTCTTCCTGCTTCACGTCGTAGGCCCGGTTGATCGAGGAACTTCCACTGAGCTGATACCCGCTGATCCGGCCGTTGTTGCCGTACAGAACCATCGCTTTAATCGATTTGTTAATCGAAGGATACGCGCTCATTAAACGAATCAGCTGCCGCTGCGCGTTCAGCTCGGCCGACCCCCAGTCCTCTTCGGGAACGTAAGGCCGATTAAAAATTGTAAACGCTTCCGGCATATAGTAAGGCAAAATGCTGAAACGGTCGAAATCGCTGACTTGTTTCTGAATCGCCGAAATCAACTGTCCGGCAATAACCTGCAGATCCTGCTCCGTCCGCATCATCAAGGTTTCCGAAGACTTCCGGTAGGCGATCGTTCCCACCAGAAGCACCGGCAGGCTGCTGACGACGATAAGCACGAGCAACAATTTTCTTTGATAAGATAAGCGCTTCCAAAACATGACTTCAACCCCCAGCTGTCAAAAGATATCCCGATCTTATCATAGAAAAGGAACAACGATACTCCCGAGCCGATCCCTCCAGCATGTTATCCCCCATGCTGAGGGCTAAAAAGCTAAACCAAACAGCCCATTCAACACTAAACAAAACCACATATTTTAGTTCAAAACATAATTACGACCTAAAAATACAATTAATACGACGATTAGTCAATCATTATTCCTTAATTTAAGTATATATACAAGGATAAACAACTAAATAGTTTAGCGGCCCAACTTTTACGGCATGAGATTGACAAGCAGGCGTTGATAAAACTAGCGATTCTAACGGTTGCCATAACCACTATTTGTTCCAGAAGCATTGATTTCAAATTGTAACGGATGCCATAGCGTTTATTTCACTGAAAT from Paenibacillus macerans includes:
- a CDS encoding ABC transporter substrate-binding protein — its product is MQKKRLTAVLAAMTAIVLMLSACGGGAGSKNAAAGNGAGGEKPQTAVTIWVLNDQQAYLEPIIKEFESKNPDIKVEPTFYGTDPLKESLKVAAASKTLPDMWFTWGGSLGSFYPENGLTMDLTQIAAEHKWDEIYNPAALDLVKFDGKITGVPFHLASLGVFYPKELYTKLNLTPPTTFAEFEGQLQTMKEGGITPFAVGGKGGWMLMRWVEQLIELYGGAELHDKLNALEASWDDPAVVQTFAKLKEWSDKGYFEKGFITLDPQEAETPLYSAQQGFALEGAWVDLSFAQAGADPNQFGIFKFPNDQQPVRMSSFAEMFQINGSSDPKVQEAAVKLGEYITGQEVVDQYIDQYGSPALKQFKTSAQSPHTSEMAGMIGEGNFLIADQALPQTVVQKLFEAQDAVVLNEWTPEQAAKEIQKAAESYKNN
- a CDS encoding response regulator, whose product is MWNLLVVEDEPIVRMGLRYMVDWEAQGVCWKAEAANGEEAVKVLESEEIHIVMTDIRMPGMDGIELGRYIRSHWPQHIQMIYLSSYDDFPYVKEAIRLNALDYLHKPTMDEEEVKGALQKAVKLLEQNTSRTLPAWPEEERNAWLISLLDTYTYPREMLVPELAPEGSLSQGLWLAAIRLRGDAADQIAAGEAKDHLKFISIRYLIEEYVGRDFGGLVFHRGRREIIWLAPAVPKSGAGGRCGREQYLERLRSKIFELLNASIVYSFSSVYGDPQHIPEAYLEAELKFPVNQQSDSLHIRLAKEYVDGHLLEDITLQKVADSIPISPGYLSRIFLREVGESFSEYVIRNKIIYAQKLLRETNKKVYEIAEILSYTNPHYFSKLFKERVGMTPLEYRNR
- a CDS encoding cache domain-containing sensor histidine kinase; the encoded protein is MFWKRLSYQRKLLLVLIVVSSLPVLLVGTIAYRKSSETLMMRTEQDLQVIAGQLISAIQKQVSDFDRFSILPYYMPEAFTIFNRPYVPEEDWGSAELNAQRQLIRLMSAYPSINKSIKAMVLYGNNGRISGYQLSGSSSINRAYDVKQEDWYQEALEKKGGFVVSGLHEVGQFEGGSFEAVTVSRMLLDEEMRPLAVIAIHISPDFIENIIDSSGLQDTAVTVVDANHRLIYASDEQVAARLLERPLDAGASGGVWTAESKVDNRRVKYSGVVRKNNYLGWTIYVGKNQQVILQGSNTIRKYTLVIAALLTVASALVSWLLAGNLSRPINRLIRSMRSVETGKFEVLEAPTRYDEIGQLHLSYARMVRRLDELVQSIAEKERQKRKAELYALRVRIQPHFLYNTLNSIRMLAMLQQSPQIAKLIHALNRLLQSYLKLNDELMPLSKEIELLRDYEQLMDLRYTNTFAVEWDVPEELLDAGVPAMLLQPILENAIFHGSRGLDRKLAIRVTVSLLERDRRKLCLEIKDDGVGIAEEQIARLLEERSGDEASHIGINNVNDRIRLWFGREYGLAVQRLEPGTAVIMTIPYKPLKREFKKPGFQDREGWMKPGTE